The DNA region TATAAGTACAAAGGCCATCTATAACGGACTAGAAATGCATAGGGTGGTAATTTTGGCATCACGACTGTATATTCCAAAGTTTAGGATAAATTGTTACTAGTATTTGATGTGTTTCTCTAGCTAAATGCGCATCATGACTGTATTGTTTCAGTAATCTTTGGAATGCAGAGATACATCCTCTCAGCTGAATGCTAAACTCTGCTATGCTTGCTGTAGGTTTGTTGCATTTGTCTAGCAAAATATGTGGACAATGACGAGTTGCGTGAGCTTCCGTGTACTCATTTTTTTCACAAGGAGTGTGTGGATAAGTGGCTCAAGCTAAATGCACTTTGTCCTCTTTGCAAAACTGCGGCGGGGATCACCAATTCACAACTCTCCGATACAGCGACACCGATTCATCATTCAGGAGGACTACCCGAGGTATAGATCGAGCTCTAGAGATGCAATAAATTCCTTCTCGTTGGTCATTTTTATGCAAGAAAGCCTAGAAACCCATAATGAAGAAGATGAGAAAGCCTGCGGCATTCTTGTGCACTTGAGGATTATGATCGCCAGTTGATCTTGAGGGttttgtatattgtgtatgtattCATAAAAGGTGCAGACAAATATTATTTAGAAGATATGATTCAAAACAAGTTCCTAGAGTTTGATAgggaagatttttttttctttatttttttgtagtTTTAGTAGAGGTATGATTGaccttatattatttttttttgattcAAAACAATCAACCTCGTCGAGAACAAGAAAAAAAACAGCAACTCTGTTCAGATTATTCCGTTGCATAAAGAATGTTATGGGAAATTAGAACATCATGGAAAACTACGGTCGGCCGCTGGAATCCAGTTCCGCACAATCGGATGCTTGCTTATAAGTCAGGGAAGAAGTCAGCAGCTTCGAACGGGGAAGTCTCGTCGAAGCCGGCCGAGTCGAGCATGAAACCGACGTCGGAGCCGTAGTCATCCGCCGGAGCCACGGCGGAGAATAAATCCCCGATTCCGCTCATTCGCCACGGCGATAGCAAGAAGTTGCTCGACTCGGGGGTCGCGGGCGAGACGAAGGATGGCGAGAAGCCGCCGCTCACGGGCGTGGAGGCGAAGGAGAAGGAGTTGTCGGAGCTCAAGCCCTCTGTTTCCACCTTGAGGCTCGCTTGGAAGTTCAGGAGAAGCTGCTGGTCCTGAGGAGCCTCTTTCTCCTCCGCGACGCTCAGCGATCCTTGCGACGGCTTCGGCCTCTGGTTCTGGAGGCAAGTGTGCTCTCCTCGATAGGTGACGTCGACGACGGAAGGGTCGTCGTCCGCCCGCTGCACCTGCTTCATCGCAAGACATCCGGTGGCATTGCGATAGGTGCATCTGTAATAAGCTCTGTCGAAAGATCGTCGGCGACATTTAGAACATTCCTGTTAAAATTTCGATCACCCTGCTACAAAGCAAATGGCGATTTGTGATTGACCTTGGATGCTTGGCGCCGAGGATGTCCTTTTGCCCGTACTTTCGCCAGCTAAATCCGTCGTCGTGGCCATCCGATCCCGACACCCGGACACGGCTCGTCCATTTCCTCAGCGTCTTCCTGTTTCAAAGTCAGCAGCGATTTGATCAAACGCCTGCGACATTCAactgtcgtcgtcgtcgtcgtcgttgcTAATCGATCGATTCGCCTCTCGTTTACCTCTTCTTGCACATCTCCTTGCGCTCGTGCTCCTTGACCGCCCGCTCCGAGCTGTCGCTCTGCGGGCTGCGGCAGCTGTTGGAGCGCGGCGAGTCCGACGCCGAGGCCGACCGGAGCCGGCCGGAGTCCATCGCTTGGGCTATGCAGATGGCCTTCTTGAAGCAGGAATGCGCCCCCAGAGCGAGCTGCTTCTCTTGCTCGGCCGGAGACCGCTCAGCAATGGACGCACACAGCTGTCGCAGCTGCTCTTCCCCCTGCGTCAGCGCCGCCACCAGCGCGTCGAAATCCCAGCCATCATCTGCGGTGGCCTCCATTcccaaacttatttttttttccttttttttaaacagaccaagaaaaaaaaaagacaaatcaACAAGAACTACTTCAACTGGAACAGAGATTTTGGAATGATAGCGACATCTAGCCCCTCCTACCAATGGAAGAACGAGATGATGCTCGCTGGATTGGAGGATGAAGTGGCTGAATTGACGATTTTAATGAGAAGAATGGGATTCAGGTTGCTGCTACTGGAATCGAAGGGACTTTGACTGGTCAATGGTCAAAGAGTTGAGTAGAGAGACGGAAAGCATTGTGCTGACTtattcaaagattgacttctacAGAGAGACATGGTCAATGGAGAAGAAGGGAAGCAATGACTGGGAATCTTCGAGTCAATTTCTTGCTTTCTGTGTTTCCGCGTTAGGACGAAAGGCTAATGCCCTAATGAGAGAAATGATTGAGAAAAATGAATTAAGAATCAAGacagttttgtttttttattcaTCGGCGATTTACCGAACAAGTTACTTGATTTTATAAATTACccaaaaaaatattttggaatTGATCAAATCATATatcaattttcattttctttttcatcataccccttttcttttttattttattttttttaaaaaaaacttaat from Zingiber officinale cultivar Zhangliang chromosome 4B, Zo_v1.1, whole genome shotgun sequence includes:
- the LOC121976061 gene encoding probable WRKY transcription factor 41, coding for MEATADDGWDFDALVAALTQGEEQLRQLCASIAERSPAEQEKQLALGAHSCFKKAICIAQAMDSGRLRSASASDSPRSNSCRSPQSDSSERAVKEHERKEMCKKRKTLRKWTSRVRVSGSDGHDDGFSWRKYGQKDILGAKHPRAYYRCTYRNATGCLAMKQVQRADDDPSVVDVTYRGEHTCLQNQRPKPSQGSLSVAEEKEAPQDQQLLLNFQASLKVETEGLSSDNSFSFASTPVSGGFSPSFVSPATPESSNFLLSPWRMSGIGDLFSAVAPADDYGSDVGFMLDSAGFDETSPFEAADFFPDL